The segment GCAGCTCGATCATCGTGCCGAGGGTGAGCTTGAGCTCGACGCCGTGGGTCTTCTCGACCTCGGCGATGACCTGCTCGGCCTCCTCGCGGACGATCTCCAGCTCCTGGACGGTGCCGACCAGCGGAATCATGATCTCCGCACGCGGGTCGCCCTTGGCGTTCTTGCGCTCGGCGGCCGCCTCGGCGATCGCCCGCACCTGCATCGCGAACAGACCGGGGATGACCAGGCCGAGGCGTACGCCGCGCAGGCCCAGCATCGGGTTCTGCTCGTGCAGCTTGTGCACGGCCTGGAGGAGGCGCAGATCGTTCTCGTTGGCGTCCTTGCGGGCCTCGGCGAGCGCGACCCGCACCGACAGCTCGGTGATGTCGGGCAGGAACTCGTGCAGCGGCGGGTCCAGCAGCCGGACCGTCACCGGGAGCCCGTCCATCGACTCGAACAGCTCGATGAAATCGGCCTTCTGGAGCGGCAGCAGCTGGCTGAGCGCGGCGTCCCGGTCGGTCTCGGTGTCGGCCAGGATGAGGCGCTCGACCATCTCGCGGCGCTCACCGAGGAACATGTGCTCGGTGCGGCACAGGCCGATGCCCTGGGCGCCGAACCGGCGGGCGCGGGCGGCGTCCTCGGCGTTGTCGGCGTTGGCCCGTACGCGCAGCCGGCGCACCCGGTCCGCGTACGCCATGATCCGGTGGACGGCCTTGACCAGCTCGTCGGCGTCCTCCGCGCCGGCGTGCATCCGGCCCTCGAAGTACTCCACGACCGGGGACGGCACGACCGGCACCTCACCGGCGTAGACCTTGCCGGTGGAGCCGTCGATGGAGACGACGTCGCCCTCCTCGATGACGAACCCGTCCTGGGTCGTCATCCGGCGGGACTTGGTGTCGACCTCCAGCTCCTCGGCGCCGCAGACACAGGTCTTGCCCATGCCGCGGGCGACGACGGCGGCGTGCGAGGTCTTGCCGCCGCGGGAGGTGAGGATGCCCTCGGCGGCGATCATGCCGTTGAGGTCGTCGGGGTTGGTCTCCCGGCGGATCAGGATGACCTTCTCGCCGGAACGCGACCACTTGACGGCGGTGTACGAGTCGAAGACGGCCTTGCCGACCGCCGCGCCCGGGGAGGCGGCGATGCCGCGGCCGATCATCTCGGACTGCGCGCCGAGGTCGAAGCGGGGGAACATCAGCTGCGCCAGCTGCGCGCCGTTGACCCGCTGGAGGGCCTCGGCCTCGTCGATCAGGCCCTGGTCGACGAGCTGGGTGGCGATCCGGAAGGCGGCACCGGCGGTGCGCTTGCCGACCCGGGTCTGGAGCATCCACAGCTTGCCGCGCTCAATGGTGAACTCGATGTCGCACAGGTCCTTGTAGTGCGTTTCGAGCGTCTCCATGATCTGCATCAGCTGGTCGTACGACGCCTTGTCGATCTGCTCCAGGTCCGCGAGCGGGACCGTGTTGCGGATACCGGCGACGACGTCCTCGCCCTGGGCGTTCTGGAGGTAGTCGCCGTAGACGCCCTGGTGGCCGCTGGCGGGGTCGCGGGTGAAGGCGACACCGGTGCCGGAGTCGGGGCCGAGGTTGCCGAAGACCATGGAGCAGACATTGACCGCGGTGCCGAGGTCGCCGGGGATGCGCTCCTGGCGGCGGTAGAGCTTGGCGCGGTCGGTGTTCCACGAGTCGAAGACCGCGCGCACCGCGAGGTCCATCTGCTCGCGCGGCTCCTGCGGGAAGTCGCGGCCGGTCTCCTTGGCGACGATGTCCTTGAAGTGCGCGACCAGGCTCTGGAGGTCGGCGGCGTCCAGGTCGATGTCGACGCGGATGCCCTTGGCCTGCTTGGCCTCCTCCAGCGCCTCCTCGAAGAGCTCGCCGTCGACGCCCAGCACGGTCTTGCCGAACATCTGGATGAGGCGGCGGTAGGAGTCCCACGCGAAGCGCTCGTCGCCGGCCTGCGCGGCGAGGCCGGAAACCGACGCATCGGAGAGGCCGATGTTGAGGACGGTGTCCATCATGCCGGGCATGGAGAACTTCGCACCGGAACGCACCGATACGAGCAGCGGGTCATCGGCCTGGCCGAGCTTCTTGCCCATCTTCTGCTCAAGGGCGTCGAGGTGCTCGGAGACCTCGGCACGGAGTGCCGCGGGCTCGGTGCCGCTGTCGAGGTAGACCTTGCAGGCTTCAGTAGTGATCACGAAGCCGGGAGGGACCGGAAGTCCCAGGTTGGTCATCTCAGCGAGGTTCGCACCCTTGCCGCCGAGCAGGTCCTTGAGGTCCTTGTTGCCCTCGGTGAAGTCATAGACGAACTTCGCGGACGAACGCTGGGTTACGTGGGGATCTTGTGTTTCCGGCACGGCACTGTCTCCTCGCCGACGGGCTGCCCTGACGGCGAGGAACATACCCAGATCGAAGGCGTATGGGTACGTCCACTTGGTCGACATACCTGCGTAACCAGTCGTCCGCCACCAGATCGAAAGTGATCACGCGTTTGGACCATGCTTCATTACCTGAATGCATCACTGCGCTACGTAGCCGAAGAGTGAAACTATGCTACGCAGCGCCACGAATGGGTTAATGAGTCGAACACATGAAGCATGGCACCCGGTGCCACCATTGGAGAGATGGAGCCCCGCTTCTAGTGCTCATCTGAGCGCCACCCCTATCAGGGGTGGCGAGAATCACGCGCTCATGTGTGACCCGGTTCCATCATTTGGACCCGCTCCCGGCTATGTGATCAAGGAAAGCGTCCACCAACGTGCGGGCCCGCGCGCGGACGGCAGGGAGATCTGCCCGCAATTCGGCCACCAACTGCTCCGGGTCGACGCCCACCTCGGCCGCGATCGCCGCCCCGTCCTCGTCGAACCACGCCTGGAGCACCTCCGGCGTCACCTCCGGATGAAACTGCACGCCCCAGGAGCGGCCGCAGACGAAGGCCTGTGAGGCGACGTCGTTGCGCGCCAGCTCCCGGGCGCCCGGCGGCAGCAGCCAGCGCTCCCCGTGGAACTGGAACCAGGGGCCCGCCCCGACCAGCTCCGGTGCGTCGGTCGTCAGGCGGCTCCAGCCCAGTTCGAAGCGCGGGGCGGCCTCGACGCCCCCGCCGAGCGCGGTGGCCAGCGCCTGGCCGCCGAAGCAGATGCCGAGCACCGGGACCCCGGCCCGGTGCGCCGAGCGCAGCAGGGCCAGTTCCGCCTCGATCCAGGCGTTCCTCCGCGCCACCGACCATGGAGCACCCAGCGTCAGGATCAGGCCATAGTGCTCGGCCGCCGGGAACGCCACGTCGACGTCCGGGGTCGTATACCGCTCGGCCGGCACGACGAGCAGTTCGTCGAGCTCATAGCCCCGTTCGGCCAGCCGCTCGCCCACGTGGCCCGCGGTGGACAGATGGTCGTGAACGATGACCAAGGCACGCATGCCGGTCACCCCCTCCCGTTGGCGGGGCCGCCGGGACCCCGGTACCGACACTCCGTTTGGGCTCAAACTTCAGTATCGCCCGGGTGGCCGTCCGGCGCGACGGCTCTGCTGTACGTCTCTGGGCCGGTGGGGCGCCGATCCACGCTCAGCGCCGGGTGCGCAGCAGCGGGAGCAGCGCCAGCGCCCCCAGCAGGGCGCCGGCCGCCGCCGGCAGCGCGGTCGCGTACAGGGCCTGCGCCGAGACGACGGCCGACGGCGCACCGGCGGCGCCCGCGGTCCCGGGACGGTCCGCGAGGGCCAGGAAGACGCTGCCGTACGCCGCGACCCCGACCACCTGCGCGAGCTGCGGGACGGTGGTGAGCACCCCGCTGGCGTCCGAGGCGTCCGCGGGCTCGATCCGGGACAGCGCGAGGGTCAGCAGCGGGCTGGTGGTGTACCCGAGACCGAGGCCCCAGAGGAGCTGGAGCGCCGGCAGGACGAGACCGCCGTGGCCGCCGGTGCGCAGGGCCCACCCGATGCCGAGGTAACCGGCCGCGGTCAGGGCGCAGGCCGCGGCGATCATCGGCAGATGCCATCGGGCGGGCAGCTTCTGCCAGGTGAGGCTGCCGGTGGCGATGCCGACGGCCAGCGGGGCGAAGGCCAGACCGGCGTGGGTCGCGGACTCGCCCAGCCCCGACTGGAGATGCTGGGAGAAGGAGAAGAGGAAGCCGGCGTAACCGGCCATGCCGAAGAACAGCGCGGCCGCACCGCACACCAGGTCCTTCGAGCGCAGCACCCGGCCGGGCACCAGCGGAGCCCCGCCGCGCCGTGCGACCCCCCGCTCGACCAGCACGAACACCACGGCCATCGGGACCACCGCGCTCAGACAGAGCGTCGTCCACAGCGGCCAGTGCTGCTCGTGGCCCAGGACCAGCGGGACGACGAGCAGCAGCAGCGTGGCCGTCAGGGTGACCAGGCCGGGCAGGTCCAGGCCCTTGGCCGACGGGGGCGCCCCGGCGGGCAGCAGCCGTACCGCGGCGGCCAGCAGCGCCAGCCCGACCGGCACATTGATCAGAAAGACCGGGCGCCAGCCGGTGCCGAACAGATCCGCACTGACCAGCAGTCCGCCGGCGACCTGGCCGACGACCACGGCGACCGCGATCACCGCCGCGTACAGGCTCAACGCCCGTGCCCTGGCGGGGCCTTCGAAGGTCAGCTGGATCAGGCTGTAGATCTGCGGGACCATCAGCCCCGCCCCGATGCCCTGCACCACCCGGGCGGCGATCAGCACCCCCGCCCCCGGCGCCAGACCACAGCCGAACGAGGCGAGGGTGAAGGTGGCGAGACCGGCCAGGAAGACGGTCCGGAAGCCGTGCCGGGCACCGAGCCGGGCGCCGGTGATCAGCAGCGCCGCATAGGAAATCGTATAGCCGGAGACGATCAACTGGAGTGCGGAACCGGTGGTGTCGAGATCGGTCCGCATGGTCGGGGTGGCGACATTCACCACGGTGGCATCCAGCAGCGCCATGAAGACCGCGCCGAGAATGACGAGAAGAATTCCGGTGTGCCGCGGTCGTTTTGCGTTCGGGGCAACGGGCTTCCTGTACACCGTGCCGTCGTCCACGGATTCGGCGGCGGATATCCGGCCGGATCCGGGCCGGCGGTCCTGGGTCATCTCACTCATGGCAGCGATGATCACGGCCGGGGGATTCGGGTACCAGATATCCAGTGATCCTGGTACCGGCGGTATCTGGCACGGGGTCACGGCGTCCCGCATGATGGTGCGGTGTCCAGCACCAACCCCCGTTCCCCAGCCGCCGCGGCCGCCCGGCGCGGTGAACTCGCCGCGTTTCTGCGGCTCCGCCGGGAGCGCATCACCCCGGCGGACGTCGGACTGCCCGCCGGCCCGCGGCGGCGCACCCCGGGACTGCGCCGCGAGGAGGTCGCCCAGCGCGCCGGTGTCGGAATCGCCTGGTACACCTGGCTCGAACAGGGCCGGGCCATCAACCCGAGTGTGCAGGTGCTCGATGCGATCGCCCGCGCGCTGCTGCTCGGCCCGGCCGAACGCGAGCATCTGCACCGGCTCGCCGGGGTCCCCGGGGCCGCGGCCTGTGTCCCGGCGCGGCAGCCGCTGCCGTCCGAGGCGCAGACCATTCTGGATTCCCTGAATCCCCTGCCGGCCGGCATGGTGTCCGCCGGTTATGACGTGCTGGCATTCAATGACGCCTATGCGGCACTCGATCCCCGTATGGTGCTGCTCCCGCCGGCCGACCGTAATGTGCTGTGGCGCCTCTTCACCGCGGACGAGGAAAACCAGCCGCTCGTCGACTGGGAACGCGAAGTCTCCTTCATGGTCAGCCACTTGCGCGCCGAATTCGGGCGCCGGCTCCATGACCAGCACTGGCGCGCGTATATCCGGAAACTCTCCGAGGCGAGCCCGCTTTTCGTGGACATGTGGGCCCGGCACGAAGTCACCGCACCGGTCACCCACCGCAAGCGATTCCGGACGGTCGACGGCCGCGAGGTCACCATCACGGCGACCGGATTCACGACAGTGGCCGTCCCGGACGCCAAGATGTGGATTTATACGCCGGCCGACGGGGATGCCGTCCGGGTGCTCGGTGAACTCCTGGGCCGCTACCGGGAGTCCGGGGCCGCCGGGCTGGTGGCCGCCGGTGCGGGCGGCCCGGGGGGCTGACCACCGCAAGGGCGTGATGCGGAGCAATTGCCCGTAGGCACGGCCGGGGCAGTGAGCCCGCCAGCCACGCCCCGGTCCGCTCCCCTGCCTCTTCTACCGCTTCGCCCGGCGTCCGCTCCGCCGCGGGCGCGGGTCCTGGCCGTCCAGCAGCTCCAGCCGCCGCTCCTCGCCCCGGGTCTCGACCTGCGCCACGATCCGGCCCAGCAGCTCCGCCAGGTCCAGCGCCTCGTCGTCGCTCAGCCCCTCGGTGACGAAGACTTCTTCGGCGTGGAACTCGGGGAAGACCCGGGCCATCAGCCGCTCGCCCTCGGGCGTCAGCGCGAGCAGGGCGAGCCGTCCGTCGGTCGGATGGTCCTTGCGCTCCAGCAGGCCGCGGCTCTGAAGGGTGCGGGCGACGCCGGTGAGCGTGCCCTTGGAGATCCCGGCGTCCTCGGCGACCCGGCGGGTCTCCCGCTCGCCCCCGATCCACACCACCCACAGCACGACGAAGGAGGTCCAGGTCAGCTCGACACCGCGCAGTACGGAGTTCTCGAAGTGCTGCCGTACGGCCGCCGCGGCGCGGTAGAGGTGTGCGACCGCGGCCATCCGCTCGTGGCGCACGGGGGTGTCCCCGAGCTTGGCCTGTACGTCCTTGTCCGCGTCCCCGGTGGAACGGTCCCCGTTCACCACAGCGACTCCCTCGGCCGGTCCGTCAATCCCGCCCACCGTCTGCCGGACCTCGTGGGCGGCCGTACGAGCTGCCGCAAAACCGCCCGTACGGGATCAAACGATAACGCGGTCCGGTCCCGCCGGGCCCGTATGCGCGCCGACACGCCCTACGGGTACACGGGTGCCGTATGCCGAATGGCGGCCTCCTGGCCAAGGAGGCCCGTGCGGGGAGCCCGCGCCGGAGCGGCCGGGGCAGAGCCGGCGCCCGGCGGGGCTCAGCCGCCCGAGGTGTCCAGCTCCGCGCCCGCGTCCACGCCCGCGCAGTCGTACGGGTCGTCCAGCCAGCCGTCCGGCAGCACGACCCGGTTGCGGCCCGACGTACGGCCGCGCGGGCCGTCCGCGCCCGCCGGCCACGGCTGGTCCAGGTCCAGCTCCGACAGCAGTGCGTCCAGCTCGTCGAGGGAGGAGGTCACCGCGAGGCCGCGGCGCATCTCGGAGCCGATCGAGAAGCCCTTGGTGTACCAGGCGACATGCTTACGGAAGTCGATCACACCGCGCGCCTCGTCACCGATCCACTCACCGAGGAGGGTGGCGTGCCGCCGCATGACGGCGGCGACCTCCTTGAGCGTCGGCTGAGCGTACGTGCCGGTCCCCTCAAAGGCGGCGACCAGGTCCCCGAACAGCCACGGGCGCCCCAGACAGCCGCGCCCCACGACCACGCCGTCGCAGCCGGTCTCCCGCATCATCCGCCGGGCGTCCTCGGCCGACCAGATGTCGCCGTTGCCGAGCACCGGGATCTCCGGGACGTGCTCCTTGAGGCGGGCGATGGCGTCCCAGTCGGCGGTGCCGCCGTAGTGCTGGGCCGCGGTGCGCCCGTGCAGCGCGATGGCCGTGATGCCCTCCTCGGCCGCGGTGCGCCCCGCGTCGAGGTAGGTGATGTGGTCGTCGTCGATGCCCTTGCGCATCTTCATCGTCACCGGCAGCGCGCCCGCGTTCGCGACCGCCTCCCGCAGGATCGAGCGCAGCAGATTCCGCTTGTACGGGAGCGCCGAGCCGCCGCCCTTGCGGGTCACCTTCGGGACCGGGCAGCCGAAGTTCAGATCGATGTGGTCGGCGAGGTCCTCGTCCGCGATCATGCGGACGGCCTTGCCGACGGTGTCCGGGTCGACGCCGTACAGCTGGATCGAGCGCGGCTTCTCGGTCTCGTCGAAGTGGATCAGCTGCATGGTCTTCTCATTGCGCTCGACCAGCGCCCGCGTCGTGATCATTTCGCTGACGAAGAGGCCCTTGCCGCCGCTGAACTCCCGGCACAGCGTCCGGAACGGGGCATTGGTGATCCCGGCCATGGGCGCGAGGACCACGGGCGGCTGCACCGCGTGCGGACCGATCTGGAGCAGAGTCATGGCGGCGATACCTTCGGCTTTCTTCGGCTTCCGTTGGCGGGGCGGTCGGGCCGCGGCCGTACGGGTCACCGGCCGCTGCGACCTCCCATTGTCCCGCACTACGGGAGTGGCCCTGCCGGCGCCGGACACGGCGGATCGTTGTAGCGTTCAAGAATGCCTGAGCTCAGCCGTCGACGGCGTTTTCTGGTGCTGGCGATCTGCTGTATGAGCCTGCTGATCGTCAGCCTCGACAACACCATCCTCAATGTCGCGCTGCCCTCCGTACAGCGTGACCTGCACGCCACGGTCGCCGGCATGCAGTGGACCATCGACGCCTACACCCTGGTGCTGGCGGCGCTGCTGATGCTGGCCGGCTCCACCGCCGACCGGCTCGGGCGGCGCCGGGTCTTCGTGACCGGACTGGTGGTCTTCGCGGCCGGCTCGCTGCTGTGCAGCCTGGCGCCGAGTCTGGAGTGGCTGGTGGTCTTCCGGATGGTGCAGGCGGTCGGCGGCTCGATGCTCAACCCCGTCGCGATGTCGATCATCACCAATACCTTCACCGAGCCGCGCGAGCGGGCCCGTGCGATCGGCGTGTGGGGCGGCGTCGTCGGCATCAGCATGGCGGCCGGGCCGGTGATCGGCGGGCTGCTGGTGCAGAGCATCGGCTGGCGCTCCATCTTCTGGATCAACGTCCCGATCGGCGCCCTCGCGCTCTTCCTGACCCTGCGCTACGTCCCCGAATCGCGCGCCCCCAGGCCGCGCCGCGTCGACCCGGTCGGCCAGCTGCTGGTGATCGGGCTGCTCGGCTCACTCACCTACGCGATCATCGAGGCCCCGGACGCCGGCTGGGCGTCCCCGGAGATCCTGGCGTTCGTGCTGCTCGCACTGGCCTGTCTGGCCGGTCTGATCGGCTATGAGCGGCGCCGCCGGGAACCCCTGATCGACCTGCGGTTCTTCCACAGCGCGCCGTTCAGCGGGGCCACGGTCGTGGCGGTCTGCGCCTTTGCCGCGCTGGCCGGCTTCCTGTTCATCAATACGCTGTATCTCCAGAACATCCGCGGCCTGTCCGCTTTGGACGCCGGTCTCTACATGCTCCCCATGGCCGGGATGACGCTGATCTTCGCGCCGCTGTCGGGACGGCTGGTCGGCAGCCGCGGGCCCCGGCTCTCCCTGCTCCTGGCCGGGGCCGCGATGGGGGCCAGCGGGCTGCTCTTCGCGGCGTTCGACGCCCAGTCGGCGGACCCGCTGATGTTCACCGGCTATGTCCTGTTCGGCATCGGGTTCGGCCTGGTCAACGCGCCGATCACCAACACCGCGGTGTCCGGGATGCCCCGTACCCAGGCCGGGGTGGCCGCCGCGGTCGCCTCCACCAGCAGACAGGTCGGACAGTCGCTCGGCGTCGCGGTAATCGGCGCCGTACTGGCGAGCGGGGCGCATGCCACCGCCACCGCGGACGCCTTCCTCGCGGCCGGCCGCCCGGCGTGGTGGATCATCGCCGGCTGCGGCGCGGCCGTCCTGCTGCTCGGCGCACTGACCACCGGCCGCTGGGCGCGGGCGACCGCCGACCGCACGGCAGCACTCTTCGAGGAGGAGGCCCCGGGGTACCGGCCGGCGGACGCGCGGTCTTAGACGTGCGGTCCGGCTCCAGGCGCCCCGCGCAGGAGTGGTGCGCGGGTGCTCACTGCGCGCCCAGGAGTCCCAGCACCTTGTTGACGGCCTCGACGATCGGTACGCCGAGCGCGCCCAAGGTCCCGGCGATGCCCGCGACGGCGTACAGCGCGCGGTGGCGCTCCTGCTGCGGGACATTCGCCTCGGCCCGGAGGGCGGGCAGCGAGTCGTCGAGGGCCTCGGCGCCTGCCTGCGGGACCTGGCCGCGCAACTCCTGTACCAGGGTGAGGAGTTCGCGCAGCGCCTCCTGGGCGGCCGGGGGCATCTCCGGGGCCGGGGTGACGCGCTTGTCGATGCCGACGTTGCCCGAGCCGCCGTGCAGGGTGACGTGGTCGCCGCTGCCGAAGTAGTAGTGCTGGCCTTGGCCGCTCATCAGCTCGCCATCCCCACGTTGCCGGTGCCGCCGTACATGTTGACGTTGTCCCCGAAATAGTAGTGCTTGGGGCTGATCGAGACGGTGTTCACCCGCACCGTGAACTCGGCCGCGGGGTTCTCGATCGCGTGCGCGATCTGGTGGGCGAGCCCCCGCAGTTGGTGCGGGTCGGGGCTGGTCACCACGGCGGTGGAGGGGCCCGTCGTCTCGACGGCCAGAACGAAGTGCGGGGGCGCGCTGAGCACCTTCAGCATCTCCACCAGGGAGTAGACCAGCGCGGCACCCGCCGCGATCACCACGAGGGCGGTGACACCGCCGGAATCGTCGCCGCTGCTCCCGAAGCCGCTGCTGGTGGCGGCAAGCAGGAGGAGAAGAACCGTTGCCAGCCCAAGGAGCAGCAACCGCTTCACGAAGAGCAGGACGGCCTCCTTGCGCCGGGGGTGGATGGTGAGCGTGTATACCCGCGCGACGTTCTGGAGCGGGTAGTAGGCGTCACCGACCCAGAGCAGCCGCTTGCTGACCCGCAGATCGACCCCGATGATCGGCTGTCCCGATGCCGCCGGTGCCACATCGGGGTAGGGATCGGCGGCGGGCGGCGGACCGGCCGGTGGCTGCGGCGGGGCAGCGGGCGGCGGCGGTGGGGCCGCGGGCGGCGGGCCGCCGTGGGTGTCCCGGGCCTCTTCCGGCGGGTTCCACGACTGCTCCGCCGGGTCCGTTGACGTCATACGAGTCCCCCTCGTCAGACCTCACCGAGTGAGATCCGGTCACCTCGTGGCACTGAGATCTCTTCCTCTCTCCGTGCCGCACCATGCGCGAGGATTCACTCTGTCAGATGTGTTGCCACAGACGGAAGTTGGTTCTCCGCAGACAGCGGTCCGGCCCTCGGTCCAGCCCCTCGCCCGTACGGTCACACCGCCGCGAGCGCCGCCGGTTCGGCCGCCAGCTGCTCCAGCCGCTCCCGGGACGTCTCGTCCACGGGCGTGTAATACAGCAGCTTGGGGCCGGGGTTGGGCCCCGTCCACAGGCTGGTGGCGGTCAGCTGGAGGGGACCCACCCGCGGATGCCGGAAGACCTTCACGGCGCTGACGGGGCGCAGGACCTCGTGCTGCGCCCAGATCTCACGGAACTCCGGCGAGGCCTCCATCAGCCGCGCGACCAGCGCCTTCCAGGCCGGCTCGGCGAGATGCTCGGCCATCGACGCCCGGAACTTGGCGGCCATCACCCCCAGCGTGGCCTCCAGGTCGCCGAGGCCGGCCCGCCACACGGGGTGGGTGAACGCCAGCCACATGCAGTTGCGGTCCTCTTCGGGCACCGCATCGAGATCGCACAGCAGACGGCCGTAGGTGCGGTTGTAGGCGAGAATGTCGAACCGGCTGTTCTGGACGACCGCGGGGAACGGCGTGAGCTGGTGCAGCAGTTGCCACAACTCCCGCGTGACGCCCGTGCACTCCCTGCCGGGCATCGGATCGACCGCCCCCGCCAGCGCGAACAGATGGCTGCGCTCGGCGCGGTCGAGCAGCAGCGCACGGGCCACCGCGTCCAGGACCTGCGGCGATACATGGATGTCCCGGGCCTGTTCGAGCCAGGTGTACCAGGTGACCCCGACCGCACCCAGGTGCGCGACCTCCTCGCGGCGCAGTCCGGGCGTACGCCGGCGGGCGCCGCGCGGCAGTCCGACCTGCTCGGGCGTGATCCGCTCCCGTCGGCTGCGCAGAAAGGCGGCCAGCTCGGCCCGGCGGGCGGCGTCATCGCGCGGGGCGGTGCCGTACGGCGGGGCGGCGGCGCCACCGGGGCCTGTGGCAGGCTGCGGCAGGAACGGGTCCACGGTCATGGGTCCAGCCTGCCGCAGGCCCGAGCCTGTTGCCAGGTAGTGCTGGTACCAGGATAAGAACACTCTGGTACCCGGTTGAGCGGTCGGCGATCGTCGACACCGTGAGCGATACCCGAGCACAGATAACCACCCCGGAAGCCCCGGCCGGGCGCCTCGGCGCCCTGGCCACCGCCCCGGAGGCCGCGTTCCCGGACGCCCCGGCGACCCCGGAGGCACCGGCCGCACCCGGCCCCGCCCGACAGCAGCAGCGGACCTCGACCGTGCTGACCCCGCTCGGTCTGCTGACCGTACTGCTGGGCGCGGCCCTACCCATGATCGACTTCTTTATCGTCAATGTCGCCCTGCCGACCATCGACCACGATCTGCACGCGGGCCCGGCGATGCTGGAGATGGTGGTGGCCGGTTACGGCGTCGCCTACGCGATGCTGCTGGTCGTCGGCGGGCGGCTGGGCGACATGATCGGCCGCCGCCGGATGTTCCTGTGGGGCCTGGCCGCCTTCGGGCTGACCTCGCTGGCCTGCGGCCTGGCGCCGGACGCCTGGACGCTGGTGGCCGCCCGGGTCGCCCAGGGCGCCGCGGCCGCCCTGCTGCTGCCGCAGGTACTGGCCACCATCCAGGCGGCGACCACCGGCAAGCGGCGCGCCAAGGCCGTCAGCCTGTACGGCGGCACGGCCGGGGTGTCCAGCGCCGTCGGCCAGGTACTCGGCGGGCTGCTGGTCTCCGTCGACCTGGCGGGCACCGGCTGGCGCGCGGTCTTCCTGGTGAACGTCCCGATAGCCGCCGCGGCCTGGCTGCTGGCCGCCCGTACGGTCCCCGAGACCCGCTCCCCGCACCCGGCCCGGGTGGAC is part of the Streptomyces platensis genome and harbors:
- a CDS encoding helix-turn-helix transcriptional regulator; the protein is MTVDPFLPQPATGPGGAAAPPYGTAPRDDAARRAELAAFLRSRRERITPEQVGLPRGARRRTPGLRREEVAHLGAVGVTWYTWLEQARDIHVSPQVLDAVARALLLDRAERSHLFALAGAVDPMPGRECTGVTRELWQLLHQLTPFPAVVQNSRFDILAYNRTYGRLLCDLDAVPEEDRNCMWLAFTHPVWRAGLGDLEATLGVMAAKFRASMAEHLAEPAWKALVARLMEASPEFREIWAQHEVLRPVSAVKVFRHPRVGPLQLTATSLWTGPNPGPKLLYYTPVDETSRERLEQLAAEPAALAAV
- a CDS encoding DUF6232 family protein; amino-acid sequence: MTSTDPAEQSWNPPEEARDTHGGPPPAAPPPPPAAPPQPPAGPPPAADPYPDVAPAASGQPIIGVDLRVSKRLLWVGDAYYPLQNVARVYTLTIHPRRKEAVLLFVKRLLLLGLATVLLLLLAATSSGFGSSGDDSGGVTALVVIAAGAALVYSLVEMLKVLSAPPHFVLAVETTGPSTAVVTSPDPHQLRGLAHQIAHAIENPAAEFTVRVNTVSISPKHYYFGDNVNMYGGTGNVGMAS
- a CDS encoding MFS transporter, with amino-acid sequence MPELSRRRRFLVLAICCMSLLIVSLDNTILNVALPSVQRDLHATVAGMQWTIDAYTLVLAALLMLAGSTADRLGRRRVFVTGLVVFAAGSLLCSLAPSLEWLVVFRMVQAVGGSMLNPVAMSIITNTFTEPRERARAIGVWGGVVGISMAAGPVIGGLLVQSIGWRSIFWINVPIGALALFLTLRYVPESRAPRPRRVDPVGQLLVIGLLGSLTYAIIEAPDAGWASPEILAFVLLALACLAGLIGYERRRREPLIDLRFFHSAPFSGATVVAVCAFAALAGFLFINTLYLQNIRGLSALDAGLYMLPMAGMTLIFAPLSGRLVGSRGPRLSLLLAGAAMGASGLLFAAFDAQSADPLMFTGYVLFGIGFGLVNAPITNTAVSGMPRTQAGVAAAVASTSRQVGQSLGVAVIGAVLASGAHATATADAFLAAGRPAWWIIAGCGAAVLLLGALTTGRWARATADRTAALFEEEAPGYRPADARS